Proteins co-encoded in one Arthrobacter alpinus genomic window:
- a CDS encoding prepilin peptidase, producing MVTRLLDLGESNALALVCALAASVYLLWLSVVLSIIDIRTHTLPNRYVLPAYPISGALLLAAALGSAMPGHALRAGGGALAIGALYWLLWAVYPAGMGFGDVKWAGVLGLFLGFLSWQHVVLGVAAGFVAGGLWGVVLIVSRRGSAQSAIPFGPAMAAGAWLTMLLLPA from the coding sequence ATGGTCACTCGGCTGCTGGATTTGGGGGAGAGTAATGCGCTGGCGCTCGTTTGTGCCCTCGCCGCTAGCGTGTACTTGCTGTGGCTGAGTGTGGTGCTGAGCATCATCGATATCCGCACCCACACCCTCCCGAATCGTTACGTGTTGCCGGCCTACCCCATTTCAGGGGCGCTGCTATTAGCGGCTGCGCTGGGGAGCGCGATGCCCGGGCATGCCCTCCGAGCCGGGGGTGGCGCACTCGCCATAGGTGCTTTGTATTGGCTGCTCTGGGCGGTGTATCCGGCCGGAATGGGGTTCGGCGACGTGAAATGGGCGGGCGTTTTGGGCCTGTTCCTAGGATTTCTGAGTTGGCAGCATGTGGTGCTCGGTGTGGCAGCCGGCTTTGTGGCAGGGGGATTGTGGGGAGTGGTCCTCATTGTCAGCCGCCGTGGGAGCGCCCAATCCGCTATACCCTTTGGCCCCGCGATGGCCGCTGGCGCGTGGCTCACCATGCTGCTGCTGCCTGCGTGA
- a CDS encoding PhoH family protein, which translates to MNLEQHAEREHTATDLRTYVIDTSVLLSDPRAITRFAEHEVVVPIVVVSELEGKRHDPELGYFARMALRLLDDLRTDHGGLASPVPIGNDGGTLRVELNHVSLEVLPSGMRGMDNDSRILAVAKNLANDGHSVTVVSKDVPMRVKASALGLSAEEYRNELVQDSGWTGVEEVDVTESEMAALYNHEPVPIPEAAVLPINTSLVITSNRGSALGRVGSDQQVRLVRGDRDVFGLHGRSAEQRLALDLLLDPEVGIVSLGGRAGTGKSALALCAGLEAVLERNEHRKVVVFRPLYAVGGQELGYLPGSESEKMNPWAQAVFDTLGSVVSDTLMAEIMERGLLEVLPLTHIRGRSLHDSFVIVDEAQSLEKNVLLTVMSRIGQRSKIVLTHDVAQRDNLRVGRHDGVVAVVETLKGNPLFGHVTLTRSERSPIAALVTELLERAEI; encoded by the coding sequence ATGAACCTTGAGCAGCATGCAGAGCGTGAACACACCGCGACAGATTTGCGCACTTACGTCATTGACACCTCAGTTTTGTTGTCGGACCCGCGCGCCATCACCCGCTTCGCCGAACACGAAGTGGTGGTGCCGATCGTGGTGGTCTCCGAGCTGGAGGGCAAGCGTCACGACCCCGAGCTGGGCTACTTTGCCCGAATGGCGTTGCGGCTCCTGGATGATTTGCGCACCGATCATGGTGGCTTGGCTTCTCCCGTTCCCATAGGGAACGACGGCGGGACTCTCCGCGTGGAGCTCAATCACGTTTCCCTTGAGGTACTTCCCTCCGGCATGCGTGGGATGGACAACGATTCGCGAATCCTGGCCGTGGCCAAGAACCTGGCCAATGATGGTCACAGCGTCACAGTGGTCTCCAAGGATGTGCCCATGAGGGTCAAGGCCTCTGCACTGGGGCTTTCTGCGGAGGAATACCGCAACGAGCTGGTGCAGGATTCGGGCTGGACAGGCGTTGAAGAGGTGGATGTCACCGAGTCGGAGATGGCGGCCCTGTACAACCACGAGCCGGTGCCCATTCCCGAAGCGGCCGTGCTGCCCATCAACACGTCCCTGGTCATCACCAGCAACCGCGGATCTGCGCTGGGGCGCGTCGGCTCCGATCAGCAGGTGCGCTTGGTGCGTGGGGATCGAGACGTCTTTGGTCTCCATGGCCGCTCCGCCGAACAGCGTCTGGCCCTTGACCTGCTCCTGGACCCGGAAGTAGGGATTGTGTCCCTCGGCGGCCGGGCCGGAACAGGCAAGAGTGCCCTGGCATTGTGCGCCGGGCTTGAGGCTGTGCTGGAGCGCAACGAGCACCGCAAGGTCGTGGTGTTCCGCCCGCTCTATGCCGTGGGCGGCCAGGAACTCGGTTACTTGCCGGGCTCTGAGAGCGAGAAGATGAACCCGTGGGCGCAGGCGGTTTTTGACACGCTCGGCTCCGTGGTGTCAGACACGCTCATGGCGGAGATCATGGAACGCGGGCTCTTGGAGGTGTTGCCGCTAACCCATATCCGGGGACGCTCTCTCCACGATTCCTTCGTCATTGTCGATGAGGCGCAGTCCCTGGAAAAGAACGTGCTGCTGACAGTCATGAGCCGCATTGGCCAGCGCTCCAAGATTGTCCTCACCCACGATGTTGCCCAGCGCGACAACCTCCGGGTTGGCCGGCATGACGGCGTGGTGGCTGTCGTTGAAACACTCAAGGGCAACCCGCTCTTCGGTCACGTGACGCTGACCCGCTCCGAACGCTCACCCATTGCGGCCCTCGTGACGGAGCTGCTGGAACGCGCCGAGATCTAA
- a CDS encoding YoaK family protein: protein MRSHRRSEILLAAILSSAAGFVDAVGFIHLGGYFVSFMSGNSTRGGTALAEGNWTGFILAFGLVAVFLVGVVSASILRWLVPTRKRMAVMLYVTAALASAVVLFDVGLGGWLAPAFMALAMGAENVIFERDGEVSIGLTYMTGTLVKMGQNIASALTGGGRRLWLRYLVLWLSLTTGSIVGGFSYFALSMNALWIAVAVLVLAVIFNGWLHTNPPRPPATRVVL, encoded by the coding sequence GTGCGAAGCCACCGTCGTTCCGAGATACTCCTTGCCGCCATCCTCTCCAGTGCTGCCGGATTTGTTGATGCCGTGGGGTTCATTCATCTGGGCGGATACTTTGTCTCCTTCATGAGCGGGAACTCCACCCGTGGTGGCACAGCGTTGGCGGAAGGGAACTGGACGGGGTTCATCCTTGCCTTTGGGCTAGTGGCCGTCTTTTTGGTGGGCGTGGTGAGCGCCTCGATCCTGCGCTGGCTGGTCCCGACCCGCAAGCGCATGGCGGTGATGCTTTACGTCACAGCGGCACTGGCATCCGCCGTCGTACTCTTTGATGTAGGACTGGGAGGATGGCTTGCACCGGCCTTCATGGCGTTGGCGATGGGTGCGGAAAACGTTATTTTCGAGCGCGACGGCGAGGTCAGCATCGGCCTGACGTATATGACCGGGACCCTGGTGAAGATGGGGCAGAACATTGCCAGCGCGCTCACGGGCGGGGGAAGGCGGCTGTGGCTGCGGTATCTGGTGCTGTGGCTTTCGCTGACCACAGGGTCCATTGTTGGCGGATTTTCCTACTTCGCGCTCAGTATGAATGCGCTGTGGATTGCGGTTGCCGTGCTGGTGCTGGCAGTGATTTTCAATGGCTGGCTACACACCAATCCGCCGCGCCCGCCCGCCACTCGGGTGGTTCTCTAG
- a CDS encoding isoprenyl transferase: MRMPKVLYNFYERRLARSMDLSSVPGHIGVMVDGNRRWAKQFNAPTSQGHQAGADKILEFLGWCQDLGIKVVTLYMLSTDNMSRSPEELDELMGIIANTLDLLDADADISVHAMGAPELLPDYLAARLSSLTARVPAKERIHVNMAIGYGGRREIVDAVRELMHDADSAGRTIAEIADSLTVDDISKFLYTRGQPDPDLVIRTSGEQRLSGFLMWQSAYSEFYFCEALWPAFRKIDFLRALRDYAGRSRRFGS; the protein is encoded by the coding sequence ATGCGGATGCCCAAGGTTCTCTACAACTTTTATGAACGCCGCCTCGCCCGATCCATGGACCTGAGCAGCGTGCCCGGACATATTGGCGTCATGGTGGACGGCAACCGCCGCTGGGCCAAACAGTTCAACGCCCCCACCAGCCAGGGCCACCAGGCTGGTGCTGATAAGATTCTGGAATTTCTGGGCTGGTGTCAGGACCTCGGCATTAAAGTGGTCACGCTGTACATGCTCTCCACGGACAATATGAGCCGCTCACCGGAAGAGCTCGACGAGCTCATGGGCATCATCGCCAACACCCTTGACCTGCTCGACGCCGATGCCGACATCAGCGTCCACGCCATGGGTGCCCCCGAACTTCTGCCCGATTACCTGGCTGCCCGGCTCTCCTCGCTGACCGCCCGAGTCCCGGCGAAGGAACGCATCCACGTCAACATGGCCATTGGCTATGGCGGCCGGCGCGAAATTGTGGACGCCGTCCGTGAACTTATGCACGACGCCGACTCGGCCGGGCGCACCATAGCCGAGATTGCCGACAGCCTCACGGTCGATGACATCTCCAAATTCCTGTACACCCGCGGACAGCCCGATCCGGACCTGGTCATCCGTACCTCGGGGGAGCAGCGGCTCTCCGGCTTCCTCATGTGGCAGAGCGCGTACAGCGAGTTCTACTTCTGCGAAGCACTGTGGCCAGCATTTAGGAAGATTGATTTCCTGCGTGCCCTACGCGACTACGCAGGTCGCAGCCGCCGCTTCGGCAGTTAG
- the trhA gene encoding PAQR family membrane homeostasis protein TrhA, with product MSSLSAMEHKPSWRGWLHAGMAPLVLLAGAILVMLAPSAAAKVTCAIYIFTGVLMFGTSAVYHRGNWSPTAKATLKRLDHSNIMLVIAGSYTPLSFLMLPRPTATLLLWMIWIGAVAGVLFRVLWVRAPRWLYVPIYVLLGITALFFLPEFWAAGTVPTILIGVGGVMYIAGAVIYGIKKPNFSHRHFGFHELFHALTVAAFATHFVAVVLVVFA from the coding sequence ATGAGCTCCCTTTCGGCAATGGAACACAAACCGTCGTGGCGCGGCTGGCTGCACGCTGGAATGGCACCTCTGGTGTTGCTGGCAGGAGCCATTCTTGTGATGTTGGCCCCGAGTGCAGCCGCAAAAGTTACCTGCGCCATCTACATCTTTACCGGCGTCCTGATGTTTGGCACTAGTGCCGTTTATCACCGAGGCAACTGGTCCCCAACGGCCAAGGCCACTCTCAAACGCTTGGACCACAGCAACATCATGCTGGTTATTGCTGGTTCCTACACTCCACTTTCCTTCTTGATGCTGCCACGGCCCACCGCAACACTGTTGCTGTGGATGATTTGGATCGGCGCCGTGGCCGGAGTCTTGTTCAGAGTTTTGTGGGTCCGGGCCCCACGCTGGCTCTACGTCCCCATATACGTCCTACTGGGCATCACGGCATTGTTCTTCCTCCCGGAATTCTGGGCCGCCGGGACAGTGCCCACCATCCTGATCGGCGTAGGCGGGGTCATGTACATTGCCGGTGCCGTCATTTACGGGATCAAAAAACCCAACTTCAGCCACCGCCATTTCGGCTTCCACGAGCTGTTCCATGCCCTGACAGTGGCCGCGTTCGCCACCCACTTTGTGGCTGTGGTGCTGGTGGTCTTCGCCTGA
- a CDS encoding thioredoxin domain-containing protein → MNRLAGEPSAYLRQHAHNPVDWQPFDDAAFAEAVARDVPIFLSVGYAACHWCHVMAGESFQDPAIGAYLLQHFVSIKVDREERPDVDDAYMAATQALSGQGGWPMSVFLTPAGKAFYAGTYFAPEPRSGQPSFRQVLTAVQEAWTERRDLVEETASDLAASLSQPLWQVRATVLSPAVDLGNERGTERGTERESERGTARSSEWAAAAELAVSAMVQAEDRVHGGFGQAPKFPPTPALEFLMRHAASASPSAHVACGMAGRTLGAMVRSAVFDRLGGGFARYSVSADWSEPHYEKMLYDNAGLLPALVHWIRLAGSGAPDAGRDAPSIRGGVPLGLPPGVAPLGVAEARDAVRATVSWLMAEMRLPGGAFASSLDADTVIDGLHYEGASYRWTRAELDAAAATAALGPELAAEAAVMLGVAPVGSHPLHAGRALTEAEQAVFEQLKPALLAARADRVMPARDDKVVASWNAMLMGALAEAAMVLEEPSWLRAAAKLGEYLMQVHWDGQLSRVSHDGHARGIKGLLEDYAACANGYLTLYAATGDTRWFDFAGELVGAAERDFIADGIVLNHAESGGPESGGPASGAPASGGSVAGSAGGLQGSRFADPFDNATASGVALLAQAFTSWAAYTGSAHHRELAESMVAGVPELARRAPRSAGGLLSVAAALAAGPVELAVVGPAGADRAALVRTAWESAVPGMVIAVWDGDGEAPVPLLVGRGGAHTPLAFVCRNFSCALPVSTPGELLALLT, encoded by the coding sequence ATGAACAGGCTGGCAGGGGAACCAAGCGCTTACCTTCGCCAGCACGCGCACAATCCGGTGGATTGGCAGCCTTTTGACGACGCTGCCTTCGCCGAAGCCGTGGCACGCGATGTCCCTATTTTTCTTTCCGTGGGGTACGCCGCGTGCCATTGGTGTCATGTCATGGCGGGGGAGTCCTTCCAAGACCCTGCCATTGGCGCCTATCTGTTGCAGCACTTTGTCTCGATCAAGGTAGACCGTGAGGAACGTCCCGATGTGGATGATGCCTACATGGCAGCCACTCAAGCCCTGAGCGGTCAGGGCGGCTGGCCCATGAGCGTCTTTTTGACCCCGGCAGGCAAGGCCTTCTATGCCGGCACGTATTTTGCTCCGGAGCCGCGCTCTGGGCAGCCATCTTTCCGCCAGGTCCTGACCGCCGTTCAGGAGGCCTGGACAGAGCGCCGGGACCTCGTCGAAGAAACTGCCAGCGACCTAGCCGCTAGCCTTTCCCAACCGCTGTGGCAGGTGCGGGCAACAGTGTTGAGTCCCGCCGTCGACCTTGGCAATGAACGCGGCACTGAACGCGGCACTGAACGCGAGTCCGAACGTGGAACTGCGCGGAGTTCCGAGTGGGCGGCGGCTGCCGAACTTGCCGTGAGCGCCATGGTGCAGGCCGAGGACAGAGTCCACGGTGGCTTCGGGCAGGCCCCGAAATTCCCGCCAACTCCCGCACTGGAATTCTTGATGCGCCACGCGGCGTCCGCTTCCCCGAGTGCGCACGTGGCCTGTGGAATGGCGGGGCGGACGCTGGGTGCCATGGTGCGATCGGCCGTTTTTGACCGCTTGGGCGGTGGATTTGCGCGCTACAGCGTCAGTGCGGATTGGTCCGAGCCGCACTACGAGAAAATGCTGTACGACAACGCAGGGCTCCTGCCGGCCCTGGTGCATTGGATTCGGCTTGCCGGCAGCGGGGCCCCGGATGCGGGCCGCGACGCTCCCTCTATCAGGGGAGGCGTGCCGCTCGGCTTGCCACCCGGTGTTGCACCCTTAGGTGTGGCGGAAGCCCGGGACGCCGTGCGGGCTACGGTTTCCTGGCTGATGGCGGAGATGCGCCTTCCCGGCGGTGCCTTTGCCTCCTCCTTGGACGCGGATACCGTCATTGATGGGCTCCATTACGAGGGTGCCAGCTACCGGTGGACTCGCGCTGAACTGGATGCTGCGGCGGCAACGGCGGCTCTGGGCCCGGAGTTGGCGGCGGAGGCAGCAGTCATGCTGGGTGTTGCTCCGGTGGGTTCCCATCCGCTGCATGCCGGGCGGGCGCTCACTGAGGCTGAACAGGCCGTCTTTGAACAGCTCAAGCCTGCTCTGCTGGCTGCCCGCGCGGACCGTGTGATGCCCGCCCGTGATGACAAAGTGGTGGCGTCGTGGAACGCCATGCTCATGGGTGCGTTGGCCGAGGCAGCCATGGTTTTGGAGGAGCCCTCGTGGCTAAGGGCCGCAGCCAAACTTGGCGAGTATCTGATGCAGGTCCACTGGGACGGGCAGTTGTCCAGAGTTTCCCACGATGGCCACGCACGCGGCATCAAGGGATTGTTGGAGGATTATGCCGCCTGCGCCAACGGGTATCTGACACTGTATGCGGCGACCGGGGACACGCGCTGGTTTGATTTTGCCGGTGAATTGGTGGGTGCTGCTGAACGTGACTTTATCGCGGACGGAATAGTGCTCAACCACGCCGAGTCCGGTGGGCCCGAGTCCGGTGGGCCCGCGTCCGGTGCTCCAGCATCCGGTGGGTCGGTGGCCGGGTCAGCGGGCGGGTTGCAGGGCTCGCGGTTCGCGGACCCGTTCGACAACGCGACAGCCAGCGGAGTGGCCCTGCTTGCACAAGCCTTCACGTCCTGGGCTGCCTACACGGGCTCGGCTCACCATCGGGAACTGGCCGAATCCATGGTGGCTGGCGTGCCCGAATTGGCCCGGCGGGCGCCTCGATCGGCCGGGGGATTGCTGTCTGTGGCGGCGGCATTGGCGGCAGGTCCTGTGGAACTGGCGGTTGTGGGGCCAGCTGGTGCAGACCGTGCTGCGTTGGTGCGCACGGCGTGGGAGTCGGCCGTGCCCGGCATGGTCATTGCGGTCTGGGATGGAGACGGTGAAGCGCCGGTGCCACTGCTGGTTGGGCGAGGTGGTGCGCATACGCCGCTGGCCTTCGTGTGCCGCAACTTCAGCTGTGCGCTGCCCGTGTCAACGCCTGGTGAATTGCTCGCGCTGCTGACGTGA